In Lolium perenne isolate Kyuss_39 chromosome 5, Kyuss_2.0, whole genome shotgun sequence, the sequence GAGTTGTAGGAAACTTTGGATATTCTCTAGAGAGGACTCAGCGGCTCCTCCAGTCCTCCGTTGTCAATCTCTAGGTATTCTCATTTTTGCGTATACTCATGTTATTTCAGTTTTGCTTGATCGATTCTGGTTTTGAGGCTGACCGAATTTTATATTGAATTGCTTTTAATAGCAACACAAGGGTTACAACAGACTTCTGTTGAATTTTTTTCACCCATTTTTCCTTCTCCCAACAAAATTTAGATGATCTAAATTTACACAACTGAATTTCGCACAAAGCTATTTATTATTGTAACTATAATGTGGTTGGATCAAATAAAACCAGTTCCTCTAACAGGTTCCCTATAGCAGATCTCTTGGCCTACAACAGGCCTCCAGTCAACTTTCTCGAGCGTGTTCTATTTATCTTATATCCTCTTATTTGTTTAATTAATGACCTCACTTTTAACCAACTATATGCAGTTCAGTGATCTAGCATTGTTTATGTTGTGCGTATCCTAAGCTAATCCTCGTGGCCAGTACAAAGCCCTCAAAATATATCTCATCAGTATCACTAATCCTGGTGTATTTCTCAGTTCGTACTTTAGGATCTTAATATCATCGCTATGTATAGCAGCACTGTTATTGCAAGTATGAAAGGTTATGTCTCCCACTATCCACTTGATGCCCATGTTTCTTCATATGAATTATCTAAGATCTGTTCATCTGTGGAAAGTGTCCATGATAAGCCTATCCATTTCTTGAATCTGGACTGCCCGTACAGTCTCTTAATATTATCACATCCAAATCACTAAAATAAATTGTGCATGCATAATGATATTCATTTATACAGACACATACTATTTCTGATATGACTATCCTTGAATAGTTGCAAGATGAACAGTTTCAATGTTTTGCATGATTTAGGTTGCTTGATCTTTGAAGGTGATTCGTCGTTTTTTCATTTCCAACACGTGTGATTGGTGAGTGTGTTTCAAGTATAATCTACACCCATGCAACTTTTTGTTATATCTGTGTAACTTTGAGTTACACTTCAGCTACTCCGAAGCAGCCAAATATACCGTACACTTCAGTTTTGTTTGTGAGATTTCAGATGCAGGTTACATTTATGCATGTGCTGAAATGTATTGCTTTTATGAATTTCCACAAAACATGAACCGAACATTTCTTTAGATttcccgcagcaacgcgcggggtaccaTCTAGTTACTTTTAGTGGGTTGCTCTCATTTAGATATTATTATTATAGATACTTCTCACGTTTTAGAGTAGTATGACTTCTTTTAGGCCTTTGGATGGACGAAAATGGAGGGCTATTATTGATTTAGGGGTACCACAAAAGAACTCTTTTTCTAATGTTACTTTTGTAAGCCTGTCCTACTTCAGGAGACACAGGGCACTACTGGTGGACAACGAAAGTGGTCATGTTACTATGAAACATCTTGACAAATCATTTGTGCAATAGCTTCACTATTTTCAGATGGATTAACCAACTAATTATTTGTTTCTTCTATTTTATAGTTCAATCAATTGCAGAATTGTCCCCAAGTAAGATATGATTGCTTGCATATATGTTGACCTTGGTGTTAGGAAAAGCAATAAATAATTAGCGTAATGATCTTGACAAAATAGTAATACCAATTTTAGAAGCGATATTGTGCCATCTTCCATGTTTGCTTATGACCTATAAATTATCATCTTTTACTTCAATGTTTGAGTGAAACAACTAGATGATATGGCTCATCCTTTGGTTAGTACATAATTACCCAGAGGACTATAGAAGTGTTTGTTTCATAGTCTGAAACACTAATGTTTTGTCCATTTTCTTTGTTATTTCCCTTTGTAAGCTTATATCTATATGCCACCTAATTTGAACAAATgtgccgcagcaacgcgcggggcatCATCTAGTTAATAACAAGATCACATCGTTAGGAGAATGATATGAtagacacacacccatagtaagcatagcaataagatcaagtcattaagttaatTTTGTTATAAGCTCTcaaatacatagtaacctaatccttcgaccatgagatcatgttaatcaccaacACTGGAGGAATAATTTGTTGACATCAAATGCCACTTCGTAACTGGGTGGTTATAATGGTGGCAGTGGGTATTCTGAATGTGTGAGTTGAAgtgcatggatcaagagtgggattttccATCCAAATGACAGAGAGATATACTCTGTGACCTCTCGGTGGAATGGCATCCAATTAGCTTACAAGTATGTGACTATGTaacaagggatgtcatatcacagaacgagtaaagagtacttatcagtaacaAGATTGaagtaggtatggagataccaataATCGaatctcggataagtaaaatatcgtgagacaaagggaattggtatcgtatgtttaTGGTTCTTTCAATCAGGAAGTCATCTTTGAATATGCAGGAgcaattatggatctccaggtcccgctattggttattgatcggagatgaGTCTCGATCGtgtctgcatagttcgtgaaccgtagggtgacacactttaggttcgatgttgtttaagtagatatggaatatgagatggagactgaatgttgttcggagtctcggattggatccaggacatcatgaggaggtctagagaataagattcatataaggcaaGTCTCATTCCGGGTTTCCGAAAAGTTTAGGATTATTTCGGTGGTTGACCAGAGTACTTTTAGAAGATTCCGGAGGGGTCActagtgggcccaccaccccaaGATGGGCCACATGAGCCGAGGGGGTGAAGCCCaaccctaatgggccaggcgcacaatgccctcaaggcccagccggccaaccccccaagggATAAGGGAGAATCCCTAGattcaaggggggggggggggggcttgggAGGCAAGTTCCCCCAACCTTGTGCACCGGCCCTAgggttggaggaggggccaagacaaccctagccgcaccctcccctatataaagaggggaggggccaGGTGCGCAGCCAACTCCTTCCACCCCCAACCCTAGccgtctctctctctccctccttccTCCTGCGTAGGCTTGGTGAAGCCCTGTATGTTttgtcctcctccaccaccaccaccacgccgtcgtgctgctgggattccgaggggatttaCTACACCCGctttcccgctggaacggggagaggacgtctACATCGACACCgtagtgtgaccgagtacggaagtgctaccAGATCGCAGCACCGGAAAGAACTTCAACACGAACCGGAGTTCGTCAAGTGAACATCTACATCAACCATGAGATCTAATGTCGTTAATACTTTCGATCTACGAGGGTTAGTttctcatctatctcgttgcATAGATTTCATAGATtgtatcttggcttttccatagattggatcttggttttattgGTTCTTGcggtagtttttgttttgttttccatgctacgaaccctacagtggtatcagagccgtgtctatacgTAGATCTGTTGGACGAGTATAACACAatagttttgtgggcgttgatgcttttgttgtcgcttacttttcgtgtactttgcatcttgcgggatggtgtgaTGAAGCGGTCCGGGCTAACGTTACATGTCCGCGCAGATGATACTTGCTCCATGCTTGACGTGCAAGTTGCATTGCACAAGTGGCTTTGCAGGTGTCTGTATCTCCCACCATAattaagattcaatttacaatTGGTTGCTTGACAACAtttgtatcaacgttgtggttcttgTTCGTAGGTAAGATCAGATCTTATTCGAAAGCCCCAAGCCACGTAAATATGCAAAGAAAAATTAGATGcgtctaacttatttttgcagggGCATATCATGTGATATGGCCATTATGTGATTATGTTTAAGACCCGGCCGCCTCCTATGCTCCTAGAGTGGTCGCTGACGGCCGGCGGGGTCTATGGTTTCTATTCTTAACATTTTTGTAGTTGCTTGGAAGCATTTTCTTTCGTATTCTACCTTCCTATTCTGATGTATCAAATTGAATATTATATATTCTGAGCTAGGGAATGTTGTTGATACTTCTACATCACGTGGTTGCTTAATTATTTGTAGCacgatcttcttttatttttctcgcAACAGTAGAAGACGTTGTGAAGATAGGGCATATGAGGATATCATCCTCAAGAAGATATGGATGGGGTATCATCCATGTGAAGATACGATATGAAGCTATCAGCCATGTGAAGCTGATGATCTATTCATGTGATAATATTGTGCACATACATTCGAACTTGTTGACCTACTGTTTGATGGTATTTTGTACCAATATATTCCGAGAGGAAAACATGGACAACATTGGTTTAAATTGCGTCCGATTCGTCGAAAGAAAATTCTTTACACCAAGCTAAGTTCGAGATGTTTTCCACTCAAACCTGACTTGGTGTGGGGGCATTTGTTCGACGATATGTTGTGCCAATATACATAAAAATACACGTGGAGTATATCCACGTGTACTATACATGCACAGGTGAAGTGATCCACGCATCGCTACACGTATGACAGTACTTGGATGGCCTAATGATTTGATTAGCCCAATTGTTTAATTAAGCTACTCCTATATATTTTGACCTGTACGTACGGGCCAGTTTTGTTTGTGATTGATTTAAGTGAGTAACTCATGGGCTTTCAAGTTTCAACAATAGCCTGGTCGATTGATGGCCGCTGCACCATCTACGTGCGCGTGAAGGACTGAGCTAGAGGGTTTCGCGTGTACTTCCGTTTAAGATGGCAGTTTGGATTGAGTCGGATACGAATATTTTAGGAGGCGCGtgacttgcgggagttgaactcctcCAACCGACCTGACTGCCTATATAAAGCGTCCATTGGAGGCATGCCGCGGCGGGACCCAGAAGGGGATATCCACGAGCCAGACCAGAGGAGGTGAACAGAACCTCGCGGCCTTCGTGGCTGGCGGTGGTCTCAGGCGGAGCCGCGCCGGCTGGCATCGCTTCCATGCTGCAACCTCCCTGTCTAAGCTCGCAACGGCAAGCACGAGCCGTCACCGGTGGACAGCGCCACGCCTGCAGGCTCGGGCGAGAGCTGCGCCGGCCGGCATCATCGACAACGCATCTGTCCGGGAGCACTAGATGATCACCCAGCAGCACGTATCCTGCTGCGGGGCTCTGCCTATCGGCGGAGAGCATGCACTCGGAGCAGTGTCGGCGAACCAGGAcgaccggcgccggagacgatgcAGTTGACCGGATGACCGTTTTTTCCGGAGGGACGTTACAGGCGAATCTGGGGCGATTCTGGGCGCTGTCCCAAAATACCGGCGATGAAGACTGCGACGGCGTGCCGACGGTGGTCTCTCCGGCGGCGGAGGGAAGGCCTCTCTCCTACCTCTGTGCAACGCCGGTGGAGGAAGACTGCACGTTGACAGAGCTGCAGAAGTCTGCGATTCAACGTCGAGAAGAGAAGAAACGGAGGCAGCGGGAGGCAGCCCAAATCCTTCGATCTGGTAAGTCTCCAATTCAATCTGATGTCTGTTTGTCATCTATGAGCAGGatcaagacgaagaagaagacgtcCTTTGTTCAACCGGTTCTCTCGCCGTCGATTTTTGCCCTGGAATCCTTCAATGCGGCGGAGTGGATCCTGGTTCACCGGAGGAAGCGGAAGATGCAGAAAGAGTGGAGGGCAACCCGTCGTCGATCGCCGTCGTCGCATGCCCTTCCTTCTGACGATCGAGCGTTTGTTTTTCAAAATTCTGGGCGCGTCTATCTGGGCCAACAGGGCCATAATATTTCGGGCAAGGATCGTTTCACCCATCTGCAGGGCCATCTGGGCCTGGGGCGAACGATTTCTTCCAATCCTGACGGTCGACTGCTGCGTTTTGATAGCGGCAGGAGACATCGTCTAGGTTTTGGTTCGGCAAAATCAATTCCACACCCAACTGTCGCGTCTTCGGGTATCCTTGCAGCCGCCATGGCTAACCGGGGCGGAGCGGGGAATAATCGTGGCCGAGGTCTGCCCTCTGGAGGGCGTGGTGGCGGTCGGTGGGACGGCGGTCCCAATCCCAGCCGTCCTCACTTCGAGCAAGGGGGACCAAGCGGCACGCATGAGCACGATGGGGACGGTGATCGGCAAGCTAACGCCAACGTGTATGGTGATGGCGTTTTCAGGGCAGGTGATATTCGTCCCAATAGCTTTGGGGGTGGAAACAGGAACCTGGTTTCCGTCCAAACTTTGGCGCTGGTGATGGCCGGCGCAGTTTTGGAGGTAACAATGGGGGTTACAATAATCGGAGGTTTTCAAACAGTAACTATGGTGGAAGGTATGAGTCCAACCGAAATTCTTTCAATGGTGGCGGTTTATCGGCTAGGGAGCAAATGCTAGTTAAAGAAACAGCGGAGGCTTTGGCTAGACAGTTGTTGATCGTCCAACTCAGCGAGATTCACTTAATTCATCTAGGAATTCCTCTCAGCCAACAGATCAATACATTAGGGAAGTTGTTCAGCCTAGTCTTAATACTGCTGCTAGACAATCTTATGTGCCCAAGGTTGTTTCACAGTCAGCGCAGGTTCCAAGTGCTTCGAACATTCAGCAAGATCAGGTTATGGAGCAAAGTCCTCTTGATGCTTCTAATATACAGGCAGAGTTTGATGATCAGGGTAGGAGTGTGACCTCGGATGGTGGCTCTGATGCCGGTGGTGCTTCACAAGCAACAAAGAAGAAGGGAGGTCCTACGTGCTATCGGTGTAAAAAACCCGGACATTGTGTGAATGATTGCTCTGTAGTTCTTTGTGACTGTTGTCAGAGATCAGGTCATGCCACTGTCGATTGTCCCATATTGAAAGCACCGAGACCAAGAATTGCTATGTACGGTCTAGGTCATCCGGATTTATCATTTTGGGAACTTCCTCTTTCAGACTCGGTAAGACCTTGTGTTGAAAACACTAGATTGGGCCGAGTAAAAATTACTGGAGGATCTCTCTCTGTCGATGAAATTGTAACACAACTGAGATGGATAGTGGATGTTGATGAACAGTACCAATGGGAGGTGCAGATGGTGGAGGAGAATATCTTTCGAGTTAATTTTCCGAGCAAGCATGGTTTAGTGAGAGTGCAGCGTTTTGGCCGTTTCCAGGTACCAGGCACTCCTATTCATATGCACTTTGTTCAGCCAGCTTGGACACCTGAGGATGTGTGGGTTCGTGTGTATGAGCTGCCTCCTGTGGCACTAAATGATTTTTTGGCAATGTGGACTATAGGTGATGTTTTTGGGAAAACGAAGGATTTGGATATTGTCTTCACAAGGGCCAACAAAGTTTTGCGTATTCTGGTTACATGTCTTGATCCCACTTTGATACCTAATACTTGGGActtaaaaataaaaaatgattTCTTTCGTCTACGTTTTGAAGTAGAAGGATTACAAAGATCAGCTCCGGCAGATGTGACAATGACTGATCTTCCAAAGCATGATGATGATGTTGGGGGCAGTGGCAATGGGCAGAGTGGTAATGCATCTAACAGAGAAACTAAAAGATCAAAGAGCATTTCCAGTAATGAGACTGATAAAGATGACACAAACAAATCTTCAGCCCACAAAACAAGTACAGGGATTACAAAGTCTTCTTCTGTTTTGGCACATGGCTTGGGGAAGGAACATAATACTCACAAGACCCCTGTGACCATGCAAACTGAACACGTTGAGAGTACATTGAGGTATTCAAGTTCTAGTTTTGCATCTATTTCAATTAGTCCGATTTATCTTGAACCGGCTTTTAATACTGCTGTTTCTCCTATGTCTAGTGCTGAGCATGGAGGACGAAATTTTTTGAGCACCCATACAGTGCCGATTTTGAATGACAAGGCACATTTGGAGGAGGAAGTACGTCGATCATCGCTGCGGGATCACCAACCGAGGCATGCAGACCATGCAAAGGCGACGTCAATCGCTGAGATGTCCGGAGCGCAGGCGGGCCAGAAGGCCGtcttggcggcgacggcgagaaCCCAGGCGGGCCATAAGGTAGTTGTGGCCGGGCCGACCGTGGCGCCTCCACTGTCGGAGGCTGCTGGGTCGTCTCCGCGGCGGTCTCACTCTGGGCCAGTTTGGCGTGGCTCTCAGGGTATGCAGACACAACCCAACATGCATGGTTTTGGCTGTTCCCGAGGTACGTCGATCTCCGGAGATTTTTCGAATCAATCAACCAAACTGAAGCAACCTTTCTCTGTTAATTCTATGAATATTAGTTCTGATTCTCATGTATGTGCTGAAGCGGGGACAGAGGGAAAAAGAATTTTCACACGAGAAGAGATTATAGCTTTTGGAGGCATTCCAGAACCAAAGGCTTCAGATGTGCGTGCAAGCGCAAGAATTGGGGCGCAGGCTACGGTGGATCAGACGCAAATGGAGCGGGCTATGTATGCTGCTCAGCGTCGATCCACTCTGGGTACAACAGGTATGTCGCCGAATAAAAGTGTGTCGTTTTTATCTTTCTCGCCTGAACGAATAATTCGTAATGCTAGTTCTTTGGGTGTTTCGTTGGGAAATTCGAGGGATGAGGAGATCAAGTCAGCTAAATTAATACTTGAGAATGAGTTGCATAGGTCTGTTACCATGTTACAGACAAGTGATGATACTACACTTATAAATGAAAATAGGCCGCAATGTTTGATTGTTAGCAAGGCTTCAAATTTGTGTGAAGACTTAGTTGATGACGACGATCTGATTGGGGAACACATTCTAGACATACCGGTAACGAGTAAAGTCCAAAAAAAACAGAGGAAAAAAAGGTTGTATGATAAGAATAATTTGCGGCGGAGTACTAGAGTTAGAGTGAAAAAACAATATTCTTAAGATGACAGGTCTAAGGGGTATGTCGTGGAATAGCGAAGGTTTTAAGGATCCGGGGAAGCACCTATTTGTTAAGGAAGCTATCCGGGAATATCGTCTTGACTTTATTGCTTTGTTAGAGACAGGCCGTTCAAATTTCTCAAAATCCTTTTTAAGTAGTCTGGCCGGCGACGCTGACTTTGCTTGGTTTTGTCTTCCGCCTTGTGGGAGATCCGGGGGCATTCTAGTTGGCATTAATACTTCAACCCTTCTGGTTAAGAACGTGGATAATGGTGACTTCTGTGTGAAATTGCACCTCCGTTCTAAACAAGATGGTTTCGAATGGATTTTGGTTTCTGTTTATGGAGCTGCCCAAGATTCGAGAAAGCCGGAATTTTTATCGGAATTGGTGAGAATATGTGATCATGTATCTTTACCAATtttattggtgggagattttaatATTCTTCGGAGACCAGAAGATAAGAGCAATGATAATTTTAACCCTAGGTGGCCTTTTATGTTTAATGCCATCATTGAAAACTTAAATCTTAGGGAAATTGTGTTATCGGGTAGGCAATTCACATGGGCTAGTAGAAGGGTTACTCCTACCTTTGAAAAACTTGACCGGGTTCTCACAAGTGTGGAGTGGGAGCAGAAATTTCCTTTGGTATCGGTTAGAGCCCTGTCTCGGTCAGGATCAGATCATACCCACCTTCTAATTGATTCGGGCGATCACGCTCATTTAGGGAATAATGCACGGTTCTCTTTTGAGCTTTCATGGTTCGAACAAGAAGGTTTTTATGATTTGGTTGCACGGGAGTGGGCAGCGGTGTCAGCCGGTAAAACACCGATTATAACTTGGCAAAACAAGATTAGACATCTACGGAGACTCTTACGAGGTTGGGCTAAGAACTTGAGTGGAAAATATAAAAAGGAGAAGGAACGCTTGCTTAATATTATTGATTTCCTTGATATTCAGGCCGAGTCATGTCCTCTGAATGATGAGGAAAGGGCTGAATTGAGAAAGGCAAATGAACAACTCAATAAGCTTAGAAGAGAGGAAGAGATAAAATGGGCTCAACGAGCTAAAATCAAACACATACAGGAGGGAGGCAATAATACGAGATATTTTCACCTAATAGCTAATGGAAAACATAGAAAGAAGAAAATTTTCCAACTTGAACAAGATGAAGGGACCATTGTTGGTGACGAAAATCTGAAGGTTTATATCACTGAGTATTATAAGAAGCTCTTTGGAGCTCCTGAAGATAGTTCAATGATTATGATGGAGGATCGCATCAATGATATCCCCCAATTGTCTGTCCAGGAAAATGAATTATTATCAAAAACTTTTACAGAGGATGAAGTGTTGGCTGCCATTAATCAAATGGAACACAACAAATCACCGGGACCGGATGGTTTCCCGGCAGAATTCTACCAAAATTTTTGGAGTATAATTAAGGGGGATTTGATGGCCttgtttggacatttccaaattgGTGGCTTCCCTCTTTTTAAACTAAATTTTGGGATTATTACATTACTTCCTAAGAAAGAAAATGCTATACAAATTcagcaatatagacctatttgtctATTAAATGTCAGCTTCAAAATATTCACTAAGGTAGCCACTAATCGTGTGTCAGATGTGGCACACAAAGTTGTGAGACCATCTCAGACTGCGTTCATGCCAGGAAGACATATTTTAGAAGGAGTAGTGGTTTTACATGAAACGATTCATGAATTACATAGTAAAAAACTGGATGGAGTCctttttaaaattgattttgagaaggcgtaTGACAAGGTGAAGTGGCCTTTCCTCCAGCAAGTGCTTCGGATGAAGGGGTTTAATAATATTTGGTGCGAGCGTATTAGAAGTTTTGTAGAGAAAGGAAGTGTGGGGATTAAGGTTAATGATGATGTAGGACATAATTTTCAGACACGCAAAGGGCTGAGACAGGGGGACCCATTATCCCCTATTCTTTTTAATATTGTTGCCGATATGCTGGCTATTTTGATAGCTCGAGCAAAAGAGGAGGATCAAGTTGGAAGCCTTATTCCACATTTAGTTGAGGGAGGGGTATCAGTTTTgcagtatgctgatgatactatCTTGTTCATGGAACACGATTTAGTTAAGGCGGTTAATATGAAACTCATTCTATGCATATTTGAGCAACTATCTGGTAttaaaattaatttccataagagtgaGTTGTTTTGCTTTGGTAAAGCTACAGAATTGGAACACCAATATAAAAATATCTTTGGGTGTGCATCTGGGACTTTACCTTTCCGTTATTTAGGGGTTCCCATTCATTACCGGCGACTCCACAATTCTGAATGGAATCCGATGGAGATCCGTTTTGCTTCGAAGTTAGGATGCTGGAAGGGCAAGATGTTGTCGTATGGAGACCGCTTGGTGCTTGTAAATTCTGTACTTACGAGCTTACCGATGTTTATGTTATCATTCTTAGAAATTCCTAAAGGGGTGCGGAAGAGACTGGATTACTACCGTTCCCGCTTTTTTTGGCAAGAGGAGGAGGATAAGAAGAAATATAGATTATCTAGATGGAACATAGTATGTAGACCTAAGGATCAAGGGGGTTTGGGGATTGAGGTACTTGAACTAAAAAATATATGTCTTTTAAGCAAATGGCTTTTTAAACTATTACATGAACAAGGAATGTGGCAACAACTACTTCATAATAAGTATATCAAAAACAAAACGTTGGCTCAAGTTGAGGCCAAACTTACAGATTCTCCTTTTTGGAAGGGGCTTATGCGGGTTAAACCGGAATTTTTTAAGAGAGGGAAGTTCAAAGTTGGTAATGGGATGACGGTGCGGTTTTGGGAGGACACTTGGCTGGGCGCATACCCTTTATCTTTACAGTATCCATCGTTATATAATATTGTCCAACGGAAAAATGAGTTGGTTTCTTCGGTTTTGGCTCACTCACCGCTGAATATTGGTTTTAGAAGAACTTTCAATGAATACAAATACAATTTGTGGTTACACTTGTGTCAGCGGCTTATGTCTATTCATTTATCCAATGAAACAGACACTTTTGTGTGGAACCTAAATGAATCTGGGTTATTCTCTGTCAAATCAATGTACCTTGATATGATGAATGGACATGCTAGATTTTTGCGGAAATACCTTTGGAAGATTAAGGTTCCTCTAAAGATTAAAATTTTCATGTGGTTTCTAAGTAATAGGGTTTTACTTACTAAGGATAATTTGATGAAGAGAAAATGGACAGGAagtcaaaaatgttgtttttgtaaCAATAATGAAACTGTTGACCATCTGTTTCTTCATTGTCCTTTTGCCAAAATTGTCTGGAGAATGATTTTCTTTACATATAATAT encodes:
- the LOC127299826 gene encoding uncharacterized protein, with the translated sequence MHSEQCRRTRTTGAGDDAVDRMTVFSGGTLQANLGRFWALSQNTGDEDCDGVPTVVSPAAEGRPLSYLCATPVEEDCTLTELQKSAIQRREEKKRRQREAAQILRSGKSPIQSDVCLSSMSRIKTKKKTSFVQPVLSPSIFALESFNAAEWILVHRRKRKMQKEWRATRRRSPSSHALPSDDRAFVFQNSGRVYLGQQGHNISGKDRFTHLQGHLGLGRTISSNPDGRLLRFDSGRRHRLGFGSAKSIPHPTVASSGILAAAMANRGGAGNNRGRGLPSGGRGGGRWDGGPNPSRPHFEQGGPSGTHEHDGDGDRQANANVYGDGVFRAGDIRPNSFGGGNRNLVSVQTLALVMAGAVLEVTMGVTIIGGFQTVTMVEGMSPTEILSMVAVYRLGSKC